One part of the Eubalaena glacialis isolate mEubGla1 chromosome 19, mEubGla1.1.hap2.+ XY, whole genome shotgun sequence genome encodes these proteins:
- the WIPF2 gene encoding WAS/WASL-interacting protein family member 2: protein MPIPPPPPPPPGPPPPPTSNQANTELPKLSRDEHRGRGALLQDICKGTKLKKVTSINDRSAPVLEKPKGSSGGYGSGAAALQPKGGLFQGGVPKLRPVGAKDGSENLAGKPALQVPGSRAAAPRPPGCTASGRPQDDTDSSRASLPDLPRTQRPSLPDLSRPNTASSAGMKHSSSAPPPPPPGRRANAPPTPLPVHSSKAAAYNREKPLPPTPGQRLHLGREGPPAPPPVKPPPSPVNVRTGPSGQSLAPPPPPYRQPPGVPNGPSSPTNESAPELPQRHNSLHRKTPGPVRGLAPPPPTSASPSLQSNRPPPPARDPPSRGAAPPPPPPMVRNGARDAPPPPPPYRMHGSEPLSRGRPPPPPSRTPAGPPPPPPPPLRNGHRDSITTVRSFLDDFESKYSFHPVEDFPAPEEYKHFQRIYPSKTNRAARGAPPLPPILR, encoded by the exons ATGccaattcctcctccccctccaccaccccccggtcctcctccacctcccacttCTAATCAG GCCAACACTGAGCTTCCCAAGCTGAGTAGAGATGAGCATCGGGGTCGAGGTGCTCTCTTACAGGACATCTGCAAAGGGACCAAGCTGAAGAAGGTGACCAGCATTAATGATCGGAGTGCTCCCGTCCTCGAGA AACCCAAAGGAAGCAGTGGTGGTTATGGCTCTGGAGCAGCTGCCCTGCAGCCCAAGGGAGGTCTCTTCCAAGGAGGAGTGCCAAAGCTCCGCCCTGTGGGAGCCAAGGATGGTTCAG AGAACCTAGCTGGTAAGCCAGCCCTACAAGTCCCCGGTTCTCGAGCTGCTGCCCCAAGGCCTCCAGGGTGTACAGCCAGCGGGCGCCCTCAGGACGATACAGACAGCAGCCGAGCCTCACTCCCAGACCTGCCCCGGACGCAGAGACCCTCGTTACCGGACCTCTCTCGGCCTAATACCGCCAGCAGTGCGGGCATGAAGCACAGCTCCTCCGCCCCTCCTCCGCCTCCCCCGGGGCGGCGTGCCAACGCGCCCCCTACACCTCTGCCTGTGCACAGCAGCAAAGCCGCAGCCTACAACAGAGAGAAGCCCCTGCCGCCCACACCTGGACAGAGGCTTCACCTTGGTCGAGAGGGACCTCCTGCTCCACCCCCAGTCAAGCCGCCTCCTTCCCCTGTGAATGTCAGAACAGGACCAAGTGGCCAGTCTCTAGCTCCTCCGCCGCCGCCTTACCGCCAGCCGCCTGGGGTCCCCAATGGGCCCTCCAGTCCCACTAACGAGTCAGCCCCTGAGCTGCCACAGAGACACAATTCTTTGCATAGGAAGACACCAGGGCCTGTCAGAGGCCTAGCGCCTCCTCCACCCACCTCAGCCTCCCCTTCTTTACAGAGTAATAGGCCACCTCCCCCAGCCCGAGACCCTCCCAGTCGGGGAGCAG CTCCTCCACCCCCGCCACCCATGGTCCGAAATGGTGCCAGGgatgccccccctcccccaccaccgtACCGAATGCATGGGTCAGAACCCCTGAGCCGAGGAAGGCCCCCACCTCCGCCCTCAAGGACGCCAGCTGGGCCCCCCCCGCCGCCTCCACCACCCCTGAGGAATGGCCACAGAGATTCTATTACCACTGTCCGATCTTTCTTGG ATGATTTTGAGTCAAAGTATTCTTTCCATCCAGTAGAAGACTTTCCTGCTCCAGAAGAATATAAACACTTTCAGAGAATATATCCCAGCAAAACAAACCGAG ctgcCCGTGGAGCCCCACCTCTGCCACCCATTCTCAGGTGA